DNA from Mycobacterium bourgelatii:
TGAGCGTGCGGAGGCCTTCCAGTCGATGTCTCGCACGTCGTCGCCCGGCACGTATTCGCGGAGGTCGTCGAACTCCATGCTGCGCGTGTGCGTCAGCGCGTAGCGACCACCTTCAAGCAGGCCGCGGGTGTCGGTGCCGAAATGCGCTTTCGCCCGGTTGAGGTGCTTGCCCACAGTTAGCCCTAGTGACCCTCTGGCACCTCAGGGGACCCGGACGACACGCATCACGGCGTCGATCACGGTCTCGGGAGTGACGTTGGCGCTGGCCGCTTCGAAACCGAGGATGAGCCGATGCCGCAGCACCCGGTGCGCGAGCTTGGCGATGTCCTCGGGCAACACGTGCGTCCGGCCGTGTAGGACCGCACGGGCCCGTGCGGCCTTGCAGAAGGCGATGGTGGCGCGGGGGCTGGCGCCGTACTCGATGAGGCGCGCGATCTGCTTGGGCAGTTTCTGGGCCGGGTGGCGGGTGACGTCGACCAGTTGGCTGGCGTAAAGGACCAGCGCGCGGTCCATGTGGACGTGGCGCACCAGGTGCTGCAGCCGCAGCACGTCGTCAAGGCTGACCACCGGCCTGGTCGGCTGGCCCCTGTCGTAGATGCCGGCGTCGATGCGTGACATCACTTCCACCTCCTCCTCCGGGGAGGGGTAGCGCACGATCTCCTTGATGAGGAAGCGGTCGGTCTGCGCCTCGGAGAGCGGGTAGGTGCCCTCCTGGTCGACGGGGTTCTGGGTGGCGATGACCAGGAACGGCTCCGCGATCGGGTACACCTGCCCGCCGATGGTGGTCTGCCGCTCTTCCATCGCCTCGAGCATCGCGCTCTGGGTCTTTGCGCTCGACCGGTTGATCTCGTCGAGCAGCAGGACGTTGGAGTGCACGGGGCCCAGCTGGGTGACGAACGACGTCGTCGCCGAATCGTAGATCTGGGTGCCGATGATGTCGCTGGGCAGCAGGTCAGGCGTGCATTGGACGCGTTGAAATCGCCCATGCACCGCCTCGGCGAGCACTTTCGCGGCGGTGGTCTTGGCCAGGCCCGGGACACTTTCGAGCAGGATGTGGCCGCCCGTGAGCAGGCCAATCAGCAGCGACTCACGCAGGTCGCGCTGCCCGACGATCTTGGCCGCGAACGCCTGGGAGATGGCATCTACGATTCGCCGGACGCTGTCGAGCTCGCGCTGATCCGGTTGTGTCCGTGCTGTAGTCATACGCCCGCATTTATACCCGGGTGCCGCATTTCCACACGTAATTGGCTTGATCGCCGACGTGATCGCACCGCCCCGGTTTTGTGAACACCCATTGCAATGAGTTCTCCCCCCGTGCGTCCGTTAGGTCGTCATCGCATCGACGTAAAACCAGCGACCGACGCGCCGCTGGAAGCGGCTGCGCTCGTGCATGCTGTCCGCGCGGCCCACAACCTCGAAGTGGGCCATGAACTCCACTTCCCCGAGTTCGTCATCCGGGCCGCCCGCGGCGGTGTCGAGCACCTCGAGACCGGTCCAGCTGACGGCGGGATCGACGGTCACCTCGACCGGCCTCGTTCGGGGATGCCAAGTGCGGAACAGATAGTCGGCGTCGCCACAGGCGTACGCCGAATACCTAGACCGCATCAGCTCTTCGGCCGTCGAAGCCTGCCGCTCACCTTGAAGCAACGGCCCGCAGCACGCCTGATGGACCGCACCGCTGCCGCACGGACACAACGCCCCGAACAATTCGCTCACGTCGTGGAAGCCATCCTCATCCGCCCGCCTCGTCTGTTACATGGCGTGCTGGCGTGCTCGCCTCGCGTCGGCGATTTCGGCGATCGACAGAGGCCGTCCGAAAAGATGTCCCTGAGCGAGGCGAACTCCGGCGTCCGCAATGGTGTCCAACTGGGCCGTCGTCTCGATGCCCTCCGCGATCACCTCGAAGCCCAACTCGGCACAGAGCCCGAACACCGAGCGGTAGAGGGCCATATCGCGCACCGGATCGACCCCGACGGCCAGGCTCCGGTCCAGCTTGACGATGTGCACCGGCAGGGCGTGCAGATAGGTCAGCGAGTTGT
Protein-coding regions in this window:
- a CDS encoding AAA family ATPase produces the protein MTTARTQPDQRELDSVRRIVDAISQAFAAKIVGQRDLRESLLIGLLTGGHILLESVPGLAKTTAAKVLAEAVHGRFQRVQCTPDLLPSDIIGTQIYDSATTSFVTQLGPVHSNVLLLDEINRSSAKTQSAMLEAMEERQTTIGGQVYPIAEPFLVIATQNPVDQEGTYPLSEAQTDRFLIKEIVRYPSPEEEVEVMSRIDAGIYDRGQPTRPVVSLDDVLRLQHLVRHVHMDRALVLYASQLVDVTRHPAQKLPKQIARLIEYGASPRATIAFCKAARARAVLHGRTHVLPEDIAKLAHRVLRHRLILGFEAASANVTPETVIDAVMRVVRVP
- a CDS encoding YchJ family protein, translating into MSELFGALCPCGSGAVHQACCGPLLQGERQASTAEELMRSRYSAYACGDADYLFRTWHPRTRPVEVTVDPAVSWTGLEVLDTAAGGPDDELGEVEFMAHFEVVGRADSMHERSRFQRRVGRWFYVDAMTT